In Lytechinus variegatus isolate NC3 chromosome 12, Lvar_3.0, whole genome shotgun sequence, a single window of DNA contains:
- the LOC121424847 gene encoding glycosylphosphatidylinositol anchor attachment 1 protein-like isoform X1, whose amino-acid sequence MGLLTDTRTQAVLSRIILAVHKPLEVVLYIAGVASLFALAFTPLNDKTYFSENALLPGLVERKYLIDRSIKDYAKELTRLGAVDNGKGPIPEEWLKAQFINLGLDVYSQNFTVQHPFITKTNGTQGTGGVTGTNVYAILRAPRIAGTEAIVITVPYRNKEAEAGRSRTHHGIGLMLSLASFFSKNTFWSKDIVFVVVDKEEVGMQAWLSGYHDIQSEYLQTSLMLGRSGSIIAAINLELGSEFTDHIDLKIEGLNGQLPNLDLFNLAVRLCRLERVPVTFQNRADPPERLVLKWAGLKHSATTMLLNMAKQASGKPSGIHGLFVRYHIEALTLQAHPAKRGLGVEAVGRVMEGVVRSINNLLERFHQSFFFYVLPSCERYVSIGLYMIPFGLLLVVPTLRAMALWLLAVQPIEQITTSDEKDQDEKEDIDKKAKKEGRPFGQVMPLIIGAHIMGAILFVSPQYLVSEHIKAFNVSQQGAIAIGFAAFFVGSSSLPIFGRRSNFQTNEQLPSDWQLLKCLTLIWYTVTLLAVSMFNFSLAFFVAVPTIPIVVLVRPVERVILKIIQGFLLMVISPLSLIYSFITLNHGYFHSSDAMIDILNQGLYKTVESLFEGVVNAYLFGNKTFALITLVWFPIWFLFWVVLFRKASSTKISK is encoded by the coding sequence ATGGGCCTGTTGACAGACACTCGAACCCAAGCTGTCCTGTCTCGTATTATCCTGGCTGTCCATAAGCCTCTGGAGGTGGTTCTCTATATCGCCGGTGTGGCTTCATTGTTTGCATTGGCATTCACCCCTCTTAATGATAAGACTTACTTCTCTGAAAATGCTCTGTTACCAGGCCTGGTGGAGAGGAAGTACCTGATTGATCGTAGCATCAAGGACTACGCCAAGGAACTGACCCGACTTGGAGCTGTAGATAATGGTAAAGGGCCTATCCCTGAAGAATGGCTGAAAGCTCAGTTTATAAACCTGGGCTTAGATGTATATTCACAAAACTTTACTGTACAGCACCCGTTCATCACTAAAACAAATGGAACCCAAGGAACTGGAGGTGTCACTGGAACCAATGTGTATGCTATTCTTCGAGCCCCAAGGATTGCAGGTACTGAAGCTATAGTCATCACAGTACCCTATCGTAATAAAGAGGCTGAAGCAGGCAGGTCAAGGACTCACCATGGCATTGGCCTGATGTTGTCATTAGCAAGCTTCTTCAGCAAGAACACATTTTGGTCAAAGGACATTGTCTTTGTGGTTGTGGACAAAGAAGAGGTTGGGATGCAAGCCTGGTTATCAGGCTACCATGATATCCAGTCAGAGTATCTCCAAACAAGTCTAATGCTCGGACGTAGTGGCTCTATCATTGCAGCCATCAATTTAGAACTTGGTTCTGAATTTACTGATCACATTGACTTGAAGATTGAAGGTTTAAACGGACAGTTGCCCAACCTGGATCTGTTCAACCTGGCTGTCAGACTTTGTCGTTTAGAGAGGGTCCCTGTAACATTCCAGAATAGAGCTGACCCTCCCGAAAGACTGGTGCTAAAGTGGGCAGGACTAAAGCATTCAGCCacaacaatgcttctcaacatGGCTAAGCAAGCTAGTGGAAAGCCAAGTGGAATCCATGGTCTGTTTGTGCGCTACCACATAGAAGCCCTGACTCTCCAGGCTCATCCTGCAAAGCGTGGGTTGGGAGTAGAAGCAGTTGGACGTGTCATGGAGGGAGTTGTTCGCAGTATCAATAATCTCCTGGAGCGGTTTCACCAGTCTTTTTTCTTTTACGTCCTCCCCAGCTGTGAAAGATATGTTTCAATTGGCCTGTACATGATTCCGTTTGGACTTTTGTTGGTTGTGCCCACACTGCGCGCTATGGCCCTTTGGCTTCTTGCAGTTCAACCCATCGAACAGATTACCACTTCAGATGAAAAAGATCAGGATGAGAAAGAGGACATtgataaaaaagcaaaaaaagaaggtcGTCCCTTTGGTCAAGTAATGCCTCTCATAATAGGTGCACACATCATGGGAGCCATACTGTTTGTAAGTCCACAGTACCTCGTCAGTGAGCACATCAAAGCGTTCAATGTCAGCCAACAAGGTGCCATTGCTATTGGATTTGCAGCATTCTTTGTTGGCTCGTCATCACTTCCCATTTTTGGTCGGAGGAGtaattttcaaacaaatgaGCAACTTCCTTCGGACTGGCAGCTCTTAAAGTGTCTGACACTCATTTGGTACACTGTGACTCTGCTGGCGGTGTCCATGTTCAACTTTTCTCTCGCTTTCTTTGTTGCTGTGCCAACGATTCCCATTGTGGTCCTTGTCCGACCTGTAGAACGTGTAATCTTGAAAATAATTCAGGGGTTTCTTCTGATGGTGATATCCCCCCTATCTTTGATATATTCTTTTATAACTCTTAATCATGGCTATTTTCATTCTAGCGATGCTATGATAGACATTCTTAACCAGGGATTGTACAAGACTGTAGAATCCTTATTTGAAGGTGTGGTCAATGCTTACTTGTTTGGCAACAAAACATTTGCTTTGATAACACTTGTTTGGTTTCCCATCTGGTTTCTGTTTTGGGTAGTACTCTTTAGGAAAGCAAGTAGTACAAAGATTTCTAAATGA